The Hymenobacter oligotrophus genome segment ATCTTGCGGGCAATTGTCAGGCCAGCGCCCGTGCCGCCCCCAAATTTGTCCTGCCCGTGCAGGCGCTTAAAGATTTTAAAGATGGCCTCTTGGTGCTTGGGCTCAATGCCGATGCCGTTGTCTTGCACGTAAAACACGTAAAAGTCGGCAGGGTTTCCGGTGCCGCGCGGGCCGCGCGCATTGGCCGGGGCCACGCCCACGCTAATCAACCGCTCGGGTTTGTCGTTGTAGCGCATGGCGTTGGTAAGCAGGTTGTTGAGCACTTCCCTTATACGCACTTTGTCGCAGCGCAGGGTGGGCAGCGGGCCTAGCACCGTGGCGATGGTGTTGGTTTGCTCAAAGCGTGGGTGCAGCATGTCGAGCACCTCGTCCACCACCTCGTTCATGTTGGTGGGCACCACCACCAGCTCCTGCCGGCCCACGCGCGAGAGCTGCAGCAGCGACTCAATTAGGGCCTCCATGCGCTGGCTAAGGCGCACCAACGTTTGCAGCTTGCTTACGCCGTCGGCATCGAGCTGGTCGGCGTAGTCTTCGAGCAGAAAGATGGAGTAGTTGTGTATGCCGCGCAGCGGCTCCTTTAGGTCGTGCGAGGCCACGTAGGCAAACGAGTCGAGCTCGTCGTTGCTGCGCTCGAGCTCGGTGTTGAGCTTGCTGAGGCTGGCGGCCCGGGCTTGCAACTCGTTGAAAATCTTGAGGCGCACGTCGGAGAGGTGAAGCCTGATTTCTTCGGCGGCGGTTACCTCCATCGGGCGCCACGGCAACGCGGTGTTGTCGACCTCCTGGCTCCAGGCCGCAAACGACTGCCGGGGCGATAGATGCAGCAGGCCATCTTGCATTACTTCGGCTTTGTGCTCCTTGCCCGCCCACGTTACCGTTTGAATCAGCTCGGGCCGAAACCAAATGATATAGTCGCCGGGGTCTTGGGCCAGCGAAATGGCCAAAATGCCGCTGGCCGTGCCCCGAATGGAAATGCCCGCCGGGTTTTGCTGCACGTAGGAGTTGGTGCGAAACAAATCCTGCTTCATGTTCAGCTGCAGCCAAGTGCGCAACTCCTCTAGCTGGGGTTGGGTAGGGGTGGTACCTAGGGTAATGATGTTGCCCTCGAAGCAAATGGCCACGCCGCCGCAATCGAACACGTCCATCACGGTGGGCTTGCGCTGGTACAAGCCATCCACAAAGTTGTCGTGGCGCGAAACCTGCTCGAACAGCCGCACCTGCGTTTCGCGGATGTGCAGCTGGTAGGCGTAATCATCTTGCTGCTGCTTGGTTTTGAGCAGCGCCGAAAACGTTTTGCCGATGAACAGGCACAGCTCGCGCACCTCGTAGCTAACCAGCTGCGGCGTAAGGTGGTGGCACGTAATCAGGCCCCACAGTTTGCCCTCCTGAATGACGGAAATCGTCATGGTGGCGGCCACGCCCATGTTGCGCAGGTACTGCAGGTGTATCGGCGATACGCTCCGCAGCACGGCGTAGGTCATGTCGGGCGGGCGGTTGGCGGCGGGGTGCATGGCGGGCACCAGCGGCGCCGGCACGTACGACACATCCGGAATAAACCGCAGCCAGTTTTTCAGGTACATGGCCCGTGCCTGCTGCGGAATATCGGTGGCCGGGTAGTGCAGGCCCAAAAACGGTTCCAGGTCGTTGCGCTTGGCTTCGGCCACTACTTCGCCGCTGGCGTCTTCGGCAAAGCGGTACATCACCACCCGATCGAAGCCCGTAATGGTACGCAGCTGATCGACGGCAAACTGGCAAAACTCGAGCACCGAGCCAGCCGCCAGCATGTGCCCCAGGGCCAAGTTCAGCGAGGCGAGGTCGAAGGGCGCGCTTTGGGTTTCGGCTACGGGCTCAAACTCCGCCCACAGCAGCCCGTCGTGGCGGTGCGCAATGAGTTTGTAGTAAGGCCGCTGCGGAATTTGATCGAGGCGAGTGCCCAGCAATTTGGGCGTTTCGGCTAGGCCGGCCCACAGCTGCTCCACCTCGGCCAGGGCGCCGGCACTTAGGAGGCGCTCCAGGCCGCTGCCCAGCAGTTCGTCGGGCCCGATGCCGATGAGCTGGGCGGTATTGGCGCTGGCGTGCACCACGTGCTTGGTTTGCTCGTCGAGGCAAAGCAAAAAGCCATACGGCTGTACCGAGCCCGGAATATGAATAGGCTCCCGGTCGCAATTGGTTAGGGTAACCGGCGTATTCAGGAGGGCTTCGTCGGAGTATACTACCGTAGCTCGATCCACGCGTGTAGCTTTTGAAACGTTTGGATGGCGGACTGCACAATTTCCGCTTCGTTATCGGGGGTGGCTTCGGCGGCCAGCAGCTGGCAAAAGCTTTTCCACAGCGGGCCAGTGTGCTCGGCCGAACCCGTAAAGTAGGTGCGGGTTGGGATGCCCGCCTTGGCAAGCTGCCGCGTGATTACCTGCCCGCCCAAGGTAGAACCCTCGAGTACGTACAGGGCGCCCAAGAGTTGGGGCCAAGTGCGCAACTCGGGCATATCGGCGCACTCGGGCAAGTGCGCAGCGGCGGGCAAATCCTGCTCGATTAGGTGGGCGCGTTGGCGGCGCTCGGGCTGCCAGGCGGGGCTAAATGCGTGCTGCCGCAGCCGGGCTTCGTAGGGGCGCAAAAAGCCGTACAGCTTGGCCAAAAAGCGTGCTGCTATGGCTTCCGTGATGTTGCCAGCCGCCAGCGCCCGGTTGAATTCGTTTTGCTCCAGCGCGCGGTGGTAGGGCTGCGTTTCGGTGCGCAGGCGCTGCAGGATGAGCGGTTTATCGAGGCCGACAAGCATAGGGCGGTAAACGGTGATTGGCAAGAAAGTAGGCAACATGCTGCCCGGCCGGAAAGTGCTGCCGGGCCGGCCAGCCAGCTGGCCCAACCGCCCATAAAGACAAAAGCACCCCGCTACAACCCGTAGCAAGGTGCTTTTGGCGCAATAGATTATTCGCTGGCTGCCGGGGCCGCTACGCTTTGCGGCGCGCCCTCGGGCTTGGGGCCACGGCGGTTGCGGCCGCCCCGCTTGCGGCGGCGCTTGGCCGCGTCGGTGGCAGGGGTGCCTTCGTCGGCTGCCTCGGCCCTAGGTGCTCCGGTTTCGGAAGCGGCGGGGGCGCTACCCTCGGCCGGGCCTTGGGGGCGCGGTTTGCGGCGGCGGCTTTTCCGGCGTTTCTGCTCTTCGGTTTCGGGCGTGGTGGCTGCGCCCTCGGCAGCCGGGGCCGCGAGGGCCGCGGGGGCCGGGGCAGTCGCTACCGGCGCAGCGGCGCGCTCGGGGCGGCCCGTGCGCGGGGCCAATTTGCCGCCGCGGCCGCCGGGCTTGCCGGCGTGTGCGGGGCCACGGCCGCGGTATTTTTTGGGGTCGAACTCGGGCGAGGGGCCAATTTCTTCGGGCGTGGGCTTTTTCTCCAGCTCCCGCTCAATCAGCTTTTCAATCTTCACCACGGCGTCCTGGTCGTGGTCCGACACGAATGTGATGGCCATGCCCGAAGTGCCAGCGCGGGCCGTGCGGCCAATGCGGTGCACGTAGTCCTCGGCATCGCGCGGCAGGTCGAAGTTCACCACGTGCGACAACTCGCTCACGTCGATGCCGCGCGACATCACGTCGGTGGCTACCAGAATCTGGAACTGCTTGTTTTTGAACTCGCGCAGCACTTGTTCGCGCTCCTCCTGGGTGCGGTCGGAGGTGATGCCGCGCACGTTCAGGCCTTTTTTGCGCAGGGCGCGCTCAATGGGCCCCACATTCATTTTGCGCGAGGTAAACAAGATCATGCTCTGTACTTCGAGCTGACCGATGAGGTGCTCCAGCAAGGCCAGCTTGTTGGTGTCGTACACCATGTACATCTGCTGGTTGATGTTCTCGGCCGGCTTCGACACGGCCAGGCGGATTTCCTCCGGTTCGTGCAAAATCTTTTTCGAGAACTCGCGGATCTTGTTCGGCATGGTGGCCGAAAACAGCAGCGTTTGGCGTTTGGTGGGCAGCTGATTGACAATCTGAATGATGTCTTCGGCAAAGCCCATGTCCATCATTTTGTCGGCCTCGTCGAGGATCAGGAAGTCGATCTGGTCGAGCTTCACGTAGCCCAGCTGCATGTGCGCAATCAGGCGGCCGGGCGTGGCAATGATGATATCGGCGCCCTGCGTGAGGGCACGCTTTTGCTGCTCCCAAATGTCGCTTTTGCCGCCGCCGTAAATGGCAATGCTGCTGGCGCCCACATGGTAGCCAAAGCCTTCCACCTGCTCGTCGATTTGCTTGGCCAGCTCGCGCGTGGGGCACAAAATAAGCGCCGTGGTGTGCTCGGGCCGCTCGTAGGCAATAAAGTCGAGCACGGGCAGCAGGTAGGCGGCGGTTTTGCCGGTGCCGGTTTGGGCGCAAGCAATCAGGTCTTTGCCAGCCAATGCGGCCGGAATGGCCTGCTCCTGAATGGGGGAGGGCTTGGTATAGCCCATGCCCTGCACCCCGTCGAACACGTCGGGGTGTAATTGAAAATCGTCGAACGTCAAGGGTTCAGCAAGTTGGGTAAACGGATGGCTGACCTTGAGTTCCTGGGTCAGCAAAACAGCGTATTGGCGCTAAATATACGCGAAACCAACAGGTGCGGCGGCGCGATGGTTCGCCCAGGTATATTCTGCAGAAGCAATATATGGGCCGATAATGCCGCTGTTTGGCCGGGCGGGCCCTTGGGCCAGGCTTGGGCCTGGGGCACTTAGGGCGTTATTTTCGGGCTGGGGTAAAGTATTTGGGCGGGCCCACCGACTGCCATACCCAACGGCCCCGCACCGCTGCCGGGGCAATCAACTTTTGTTTGTATGAACGTAATCGTAACCGGCGCCACGGGCATGGTGGGCGAGGGCGTGCTGCACGAGTGCCTGCTCGATGCCGCCATTGAGCAAGTGCTGGTGGTTACGCGCCGGCCCTCCGGCGTGCAGCACCCCAAGCTGCGCGAAGTATTGCTCACGAACTTTGCCGACCCCAGCCCCCTCGAAGACGAACTAGCCGGTTACGACGCCTGCTTTTTCTGCCTGGGAGTGTCCTCAATCGGTTTGAGCGAGGAGGAATACATCCGCCTGACGTACGACCTGACGCTGAATTTTGCCCGCCTGCTAGCCCGCCTGAACCCGCAGATGACGTTCTGCTACGTATCAGGGGCGGGCACCGACGGCACGGAGCGCGGCCGCCAAATGTGGGCCCGCGTGAAAGGGCGCACCGAAAACGCCGTGCGCCAATTGCCCTTCCGGCGGGCGTACGCCTTTCGGCCGGGCTACATGCACCCCACGCCCGGCCTGCGGCACACGCTTTCGGGCTACCGCTACTTTGCCTGGGCGTACCCCGCGTTGCGCCGGCTGTTTCCGGCGTACGTATCCACGCTGCAAGAAATGGCCCGGGCCATGATTAACGCGGCCAAGTTTGGGTATTCGAAACCGGTGCTGGAGGTAAAGGACGTTGTGGCGCTGGCCCAGCAAAGCAGCGCCACGCCAACCTAGGCATTTCGGCTGTGGGTTTCCCAAGGCTCGTCGGGCTCGGCCAAGGCTTGCAGCTGCCACAGCAGCTGCTCTTCCGTAACGGGGTAGGCGCCGCCGTGCCGCAACGCTTGGTGCACCGCCTCAAACAGCTGCAAGTAGTTGCCTTGGGGCGGGGCGAGGGTTTGTTGCGTCTTTTGGCCATCGGCGTCTACCAGCGTCAGCAGGCCGGCTTCGGCGGCGGGCTCCAGGCCGTAGGCGGCGTCGAGCGGGCTGAGGCCGGCCAGCAACTGCGCCTCTTGCACATCGGCCCTCGATTTCTGAAAACTACCTAGGGTGCCGTGGAGCACGTATGCCGGCAACGGCTGCGCAATCACCAACCCCGACACCAGCGTAACCAGCGGCCCGTTGGGGTAGAGCAGTTGCAGCTGAACGTAGTCGTCGACTTGCGAGCCGGGCCGAAAACGACCCAGGGCACGGCGCACGCGGGCCGGACGGCCAAACAGGCTGAGGGCTTGGTCGAGCAGGTGCGGGCCTAGGTCGAACAGCAGCCCGCTGCCCGGCCGGCCGGCTTCCTCCTTAAACTGCTTGGGGTTGAGCGCCAGCTTGTACCGATCGAAGCGAAACGTAACATCCACCAGCTGCCCCAGTTGCCCGCCGGCCACCACCTGCTGCACCAGTTGAAAGTCGCTGTCGTAGCGGCGGTTTTGGTAGGCAAACAGGCGGCGGTTTACGGAGCGCGCCAGCTGCCACAGCTCCTGCACCTCGGCTGGGGTGGTGGCCACGGGTTTTTCGAGCAGCACGTGCTTGCCGGCTTGCAGCGCCTGCCGGGCCAGCGCCACGTGCGTGTCGTTGGGCGTGTTCACCACCACCAACTCAATTGCGGGGTCATGCAGCAACTCCGCTACGCTGGGGTAGCTGATAACCGCGGGGTAGCGCTGCTGGGCCTGCTTGCGGGTGCGCTCCACCACGGCGCGCAACGCAAAATCGGGGTGGGCCGCCACAAACGGCGCCTGAAA includes the following:
- a CDS encoding ATP-binding protein, whose protein sequence is MDRATVVYSDEALLNTPVTLTNCDREPIHIPGSVQPYGFLLCLDEQTKHVVHASANTAQLIGIGPDELLGSGLERLLSAGALAEVEQLWAGLAETPKLLGTRLDQIPQRPYYKLIAHRHDGLLWAEFEPVAETQSAPFDLASLNLALGHMLAAGSVLEFCQFAVDQLRTITGFDRVVMYRFAEDASGEVVAEAKRNDLEPFLGLHYPATDIPQQARAMYLKNWLRFIPDVSYVPAPLVPAMHPAANRPPDMTYAVLRSVSPIHLQYLRNMGVAATMTISVIQEGKLWGLITCHHLTPQLVSYEVRELCLFIGKTFSALLKTKQQQDDYAYQLHIRETQVRLFEQVSRHDNFVDGLYQRKPTVMDVFDCGGVAICFEGNIITLGTTPTQPQLEELRTWLQLNMKQDLFRTNSYVQQNPAGISIRGTASGILAISLAQDPGDYIIWFRPELIQTVTWAGKEHKAEVMQDGLLHLSPRQSFAAWSQEVDNTALPWRPMEVTAAEEIRLHLSDVRLKIFNELQARAASLSKLNTELERSNDELDSFAYVASHDLKEPLRGIHNYSIFLLEDYADQLDADGVSKLQTLVRLSQRMEALIESLLQLSRVGRQELVVVPTNMNEVVDEVLDMLHPRFEQTNTIATVLGPLPTLRCDKVRIREVLNNLLTNAMRYNDKPERLISVGVAPANARGPRGTGNPADFYVFYVQDNGIGIEPKHQEAIFKIFKRLHGQDKFGGGTGAGLTIARKMVERHDGELWLDSVPGQGTTFYFSLSKYL
- a CDS encoding biliverdin-producing heme oxygenase is translated as MLVGLDKPLILQRLRTETQPYHRALEQNEFNRALAAGNITEAIAARFLAKLYGFLRPYEARLRQHAFSPAWQPERRQRAHLIEQDLPAAAHLPECADMPELRTWPQLLGALYVLEGSTLGGQVITRQLAKAGIPTRTYFTGSAEHTGPLWKSFCQLLAAEATPDNEAEIVQSAIQTFQKLHAWIELR
- a CDS encoding DEAD/DEAH box helicase, whose protein sequence is MTFDDFQLHPDVFDGVQGMGYTKPSPIQEQAIPAALAGKDLIACAQTGTGKTAAYLLPVLDFIAYERPEHTTALILCPTRELAKQIDEQVEGFGYHVGASSIAIYGGGKSDIWEQQKRALTQGADIIIATPGRLIAHMQLGYVKLDQIDFLILDEADKMMDMGFAEDIIQIVNQLPTKRQTLLFSATMPNKIREFSKKILHEPEEIRLAVSKPAENINQQMYMVYDTNKLALLEHLIGQLEVQSMILFTSRKMNVGPIERALRKKGLNVRGITSDRTQEEREQVLREFKNKQFQILVATDVMSRGIDVSELSHVVNFDLPRDAEDYVHRIGRTARAGTSGMAITFVSDHDQDAVVKIEKLIERELEKKPTPEEIGPSPEFDPKKYRGRGPAHAGKPGGRGGKLAPRTGRPERAAAPVATAPAPAALAAPAAEGAATTPETEEQKRRKSRRRKPRPQGPAEGSAPAASETGAPRAEAADEGTPATDAAKRRRKRGGRNRRGPKPEGAPQSVAAPAASE
- a CDS encoding NAD-dependent epimerase/dehydratase family protein; protein product: MNVIVTGATGMVGEGVLHECLLDAAIEQVLVVTRRPSGVQHPKLREVLLTNFADPSPLEDELAGYDACFFCLGVSSIGLSEEEYIRLTYDLTLNFARLLARLNPQMTFCYVSGAGTDGTERGRQMWARVKGRTENAVRQLPFRRAYAFRPGYMHPTPGLRHTLSGYRYFAWAYPALRRLFPAYVSTLQEMARAMINAAKFGYSKPVLEVKDVVALAQQSSATPT
- a CDS encoding Gfo/Idh/MocA family oxidoreductase; the encoded protein is MSNAIQTGLLAYGMSGQVFQAPFVAAHPDFALRAVVERTRKQAQQRYPAVISYPSVAELLHDPAIELVVVNTPNDTHVALARQALQAGKHVLLEKPVATTPAEVQELWQLARSVNRRLFAYQNRRYDSDFQLVQQVVAGGQLGQLVDVTFRFDRYKLALNPKQFKEEAGRPGSGLLFDLGPHLLDQALSLFGRPARVRRALGRFRPGSQVDDYVQLQLLYPNGPLVTLVSGLVIAQPLPAYVLHGTLGSFQKSRADVQEAQLLAGLSPLDAAYGLEPAAEAGLLTLVDADGQKTQQTLAPPQGNYLQLFEAVHQALRHGGAYPVTEEQLLWQLQALAEPDEPWETHSRNA